The Magnetospirillum sp. genome includes a region encoding these proteins:
- a CDS encoding sulfite exporter TauE/SafE family protein: protein MIEPILIASIAAAFVLAGFVKGVVGLGLPTIAMGLMSLALLPAQAAAILIVPSLVTNIWQLWAGPDFRGLVRRLWPMLAAVCVGVWLGSGWLAGEQAGAARVALGLALVVYAGLALANIRLPAPGRHEAMAAPIVGILTGLVTAATGIFTIPAVPYLQALGLDKEDMIQALGLSFLVATVALGVSLAGGNVYDLDLLLGSCLAVLPALAGMALGTKLRHRMPAATFRRWFLIGLLALGAYLAARGLV from the coding sequence ATGATCGAACCCATCCTCATCGCAAGTATCGCCGCCGCCTTCGTGCTGGCCGGATTCGTCAAAGGCGTGGTCGGGCTCGGCCTGCCGACGATTGCGATGGGGCTCATGAGCTTGGCCCTGCTGCCCGCGCAAGCGGCGGCCATCCTGATCGTGCCGTCGCTGGTGACGAATATCTGGCAGCTTTGGGCGGGCCCCGATTTTCGCGGCCTCGTGCGGCGCCTCTGGCCGATGCTGGCAGCCGTCTGCGTGGGCGTGTGGCTTGGGTCGGGCTGGCTTGCGGGCGAGCAGGCCGGCGCCGCGCGCGTGGCCCTCGGGCTCGCCTTGGTCGTCTATGCGGGCTTGGCGCTTGCCAATATCCGCCTGCCAGCACCCGGACGGCACGAGGCGATGGCGGCACCCATTGTCGGAATCTTGACCGGCCTGGTCACGGCCGCCACGGGCATCTTCACGATCCCGGCCGTCCCCTATCTGCAGGCGCTGGGCCTCGACAAAGAAGACATGATCCAGGCCCTCGGCCTGTCGTTCCTGGTCGCGACCGTCGCACTGGGCGTGAGCCTTGCGGGCGGCAATGTCTACGATCTCGACCTGTTGCTGGGCTCGTGCCTGGCTGTGCTGCCGGCCCTTGCCGGCATGGCACTGGGCACCAAACTGCGCCATCGCATGCCGGCCGCGACGTTCCGCCGCTGGTTCCTGATCGGCCTTCTCGCCCTCGGCGCGTATCTCGCCGCGCGCGGGCTCGTCTAG
- a CDS encoding penicillin-binding protein activator: MRRILVPVLALLVPVLAACQAADGVRDSVTGLFGQSQPSVRVVPPAPAPAPTETVAVPTVESAPAPAATEAAEPALRVDAVPGAGAPSRTRGSNAPRVALLLPLSGANAGVGQALLDAATQAVFDLADDDFVLLVRDTAGTPQGAQLAAEWALEQQAQLVVGPLLGAEAQAIAPTLRAANVPVLSFSNDRSIAAEGIYVLGIAPQAAVARTIEFARGRGLERFAALVPANALGQAAEQALRASLSAQGGTLVRVERYEPGALDYAPAVRRLGQLAGPPPRLARGEAAPPPPELDFEAVLLPDFGDRLVQVVAQLHGHEIDPIRIKYLGIPLWEDARLFRESSLQGAWFAAPAPAARARFEQRYREFFGRAPPRVATLAYDAVALAAILARGKGPEGADYSPAALTAAGGFAGVEGIFRLRPNGYVERGFAVLEIARDTPRVLSPAPEAFENPGN; this comes from the coding sequence GTGCGTCGCATCCTGGTTCCCGTTCTGGCCTTGCTTGTCCCGGTTTTGGCGGCGTGCCAAGCAGCCGATGGCGTGCGCGACAGCGTAACGGGCCTTTTCGGCCAGAGCCAGCCAAGCGTGCGCGTCGTCCCGCCCGCCCCTGCGCCAGCGCCGACCGAGACTGTTGCGGTCCCGACGGTCGAATCCGCACCGGCGCCGGCCGCAACCGAAGCGGCCGAACCCGCTTTGCGCGTCGATGCCGTGCCGGGTGCCGGTGCGCCGTCGCGCACCCGTGGCAGCAATGCGCCGCGTGTGGCCCTGCTGCTGCCTTTGTCGGGGGCCAATGCCGGTGTGGGCCAAGCGCTGCTCGATGCTGCAACCCAAGCCGTGTTCGACCTTGCCGACGACGATTTTGTGCTGCTCGTGCGCGACACGGCCGGTACGCCGCAAGGTGCGCAGCTTGCCGCCGAATGGGCGCTCGAGCAGCAAGCCCAGCTCGTGGTGGGTCCGCTGCTGGGCGCAGAAGCGCAGGCGATCGCACCCACGCTGCGCGCGGCGAATGTGCCGGTCTTGAGCTTCTCGAACGACCGCAGCATTGCCGCCGAAGGCATCTATGTGCTGGGCATCGCACCGCAAGCGGCCGTCGCGCGCACGATCGAATTTGCGCGCGGGCGCGGGCTCGAGCGGTTTGCAGCGCTGGTACCTGCCAATGCGCTGGGCCAGGCGGCCGAACAGGCGTTGCGCGCGAGCTTGTCAGCGCAAGGTGGCACGCTCGTGCGCGTCGAACGCTACGAGCCGGGTGCCCTCGACTATGCGCCCGCCGTGCGGCGCTTGGGCCAATTGGCGGGCCCGCCGCCGCGCCTTGCACGCGGCGAAGCAGCACCGCCGCCGCCCGAGCTCGATTTCGAAGCCGTGTTGCTGCCCGATTTCGGCGACCGGCTCGTGCAGGTCGTGGCGCAATTGCACGGCCACGAGATCGACCCGATCCGCATCAAATATCTCGGCATCCCGCTGTGGGAGGATGCGCGCCTGTTCCGCGAATCCTCGCTGCAGGGGGCGTGGTTCGCAGCCCCCGCACCCGCCGCACGCGCGCGCTTCGAACAGCGCTACCGCGAGTTTTTCGGCCGCGCGCCGCCGCGCGTGGCAACCCTCGCCTACGATGCGGTCGCACTCGCCGCCATCCTCGCGCGCGGCAAAGGCCCGGAAGGTGCCGATTATTCGCCTGCGGCCCTGACCGCTGCCGGCGGTTTTGCCGGCGTGGAAGGCATTTTCCGGCTGCGCCCGAACGGCTATGTCGAGCGCGGTTTTGCCGTGCTCGAAATCGCGCGCGACACCCCGCGCGTTCTGAGCCCCGCCCCCGAAGCCTTCGAGAATCCCGGAAACTGA
- a CDS encoding BON domain-containing protein has product MRKVSIPVAAAVLTLGLALQGCVGVAVGGAATVGSAAMQDRGVRGAVTDNAIALEINHYWFQKSERLFAAVQTQIYEGRVLVSGAVTDPDMRAEAIRLAWQAKGVREIINEIEITDEGGLKAYAKDTWAAGELRSRLLFARGVNSANYSLEVVNGTVYLLGVFTDAAEHDRVLGIARSQSSIRRVVSHVIARDDPRRFRSPPGEESGTRS; this is encoded by the coding sequence ATGCGCAAAGTTTCGATTCCCGTCGCCGCTGCGGTGCTGACGCTTGGCCTCGCCCTGCAGGGCTGCGTGGGCGTGGCCGTCGGCGGGGCGGCAACCGTCGGCTCGGCCGCGATGCAGGATCGCGGCGTTCGCGGGGCGGTCACCGACAATGCAATCGCGCTCGAGATCAACCATTACTGGTTCCAGAAGAGCGAGCGGCTGTTCGCGGCCGTGCAGACGCAGATCTACGAAGGCCGCGTGCTGGTCTCAGGGGCCGTCACCGACCCCGACATGCGCGCCGAGGCCATTCGCCTTGCCTGGCAGGCCAAGGGCGTGCGCGAAATCATCAACGAGATCGAGATCACCGACGAGGGCGGTCTCAAGGCCTACGCGAAGGATACGTGGGCGGCGGGCGAATTGCGTTCGCGCCTCCTGTTCGCGCGCGGCGTCAATTCGGCGAACTATTCGCTCGAGGTCGTGAACGGCACGGTCTATCTGCTCGGCGTATTCACCGACGCGGCCGAGCACGACCGCGTGCTCGGCATCGCGCGCAGCCAGTCGAGCATCCGCCGCGTCGTGAGCCACGTGATCGCGCGCGACGATCCGCGCCGCTTCCGCAGCCCGCCGGGCGAGGAGTCGGGGACGCGCTCTTGA
- a CDS encoding GFA family protein has translation MSEKIYSGGCLCGAVRFEAKAPAARPHTCSCKMCQRHTGGLTLAWVEFPRDAVKWTGKGGKPATYRSSSASSRAFCKICGSSLGAIDDAPTVGLLLGVFDKPGAAALRPTAHSFRSTRPKWWHVETGDSA, from the coding sequence ATGTCCGAGAAGATCTATAGCGGCGGCTGCCTGTGCGGCGCTGTGCGCTTCGAGGCCAAAGCCCCCGCCGCGAGGCCGCATACCTGCTCGTGCAAAATGTGCCAGCGCCACACCGGCGGCCTCACGCTCGCCTGGGTCGAGTTCCCGCGCGACGCCGTCAAATGGACCGGCAAGGGCGGAAAACCCGCGACGTATCGCTCGTCGTCCGCCTCGAGCCGCGCGTTCTGCAAGATCTGCGGCAGCTCGCTGGGTGCTATCGACGACGCGCCGACCGTGGGTTTGCTGCTCGGCGTGTTCGACAAGCCCGGTGCAGCGGCCCTGCGGCCCACGGCACACTCTTTCCGCAGCACGCGCCCCAAATGGTGGCACGTGGAAACTGGCGATAGCGCCTAA
- a CDS encoding LysR substrate-binding domain-containing protein has protein sequence MRFDLADLRLFVAVAASGSITKGAAKAHLALASASARLAAMEEEAGVDLLVRGRRGVAPTAAGEALLHHAQAVLDRAQALRAALGEYADGFSATVRVACNTAALTEFLPQHLVKFLAANPRIDVEIAEQPSYAIATSVAQGAVDLGIAADSVPLGELAVRPFETDRLVAILPPGDRLRHRKSIAYAEIAARPFVGLNDDAALSHYIGQYVARAGHRPRFRVRVRDFDAVCRLVGAGIGVAIVPITAAMRMRRQTRVVPVALEDAWMLRRLVLCARSFETLPSAARKLAEALARRSA, from the coding sequence ATGCGCTTCGATTTGGCCGATCTGCGCCTATTCGTGGCTGTGGCCGCGAGCGGCTCCATCACCAAGGGGGCGGCAAAGGCACATCTCGCACTCGCGTCCGCCAGTGCAAGGCTCGCCGCAATGGAAGAAGAAGCGGGCGTGGATCTGCTCGTGCGCGGCCGGCGCGGTGTGGCACCCACGGCCGCCGGCGAAGCGCTGCTCCATCATGCGCAAGCCGTGCTCGACCGTGCCCAGGCTTTGCGCGCGGCCCTTGGCGAATATGCCGACGGCTTCAGCGCCACGGTTCGCGTGGCGTGCAACACGGCCGCACTCACAGAGTTTCTGCCCCAGCATCTGGTGAAGTTCCTCGCCGCAAATCCGCGCATCGACGTGGAGATCGCCGAACAGCCGAGCTACGCGATCGCAACGTCGGTGGCGCAAGGGGCCGTCGATCTCGGCATCGCGGCCGATTCCGTGCCGCTCGGCGAACTTGCCGTGCGGCCCTTCGAAACCGATCGGCTGGTGGCGATCCTGCCGCCCGGCGACAGGCTGCGACATCGCAAATCTATCGCCTATGCCGAGATTGCCGCGCGCCCGTTCGTGGGCCTCAACGACGATGCGGCCTTGAGCCACTATATCGGCCAATACGTGGCGCGCGCCGGGCATCGGCCGCGTTTTCGCGTGCGCGTGCGCGATTTCGACGCCGTGTGCCGGCTTGTGGGGGCGGGCATTGGCGTGGCGATCGTGCCGATTACGGCCGCCATGCGCATGCGCCGGCAGACGCGCGTGGTACCCGTCGCACTCGAAGATGCGTGGATGCTGCGCCGCTTGGTTCTGTGCGCGCGGTCCTTCGAAACGCTGCCGTCCGCGGCGCGCAAACTGGCCGAGGCGCTTGCGCGTCGCAGCGCTTGA
- a CDS encoding YraN family protein produces MREPSRRHIEAQRRGRLAETIAAWRLRLAGWRIVAHDVRLPAGQIDLIAKRGRVLAFVEVKARGAFDDAAESLHPAQAMRIARAAEQFCAKRPNFAAFERRFDLVLVAPGRWPRHIQDAWHDRR; encoded by the coding sequence ATGCGCGAGCCTTCTCGCCGTCACATCGAGGCGCAACGTCGCGGACGGCTCGCCGAGACGATCGCGGCGTGGCGCTTGCGCCTCGCGGGCTGGCGCATCGTGGCGCACGATGTGCGCCTGCCCGCAGGCCAAATCGACCTCATCGCCAAGCGCGGCCGCGTGCTGGCTTTCGTCGAAGTCAAAGCGCGCGGCGCCTTCGACGATGCGGCCGAATCGCTACACCCTGCCCAAGCCATGCGCATCGCGCGCGCGGCCGAACAATTCTGCGCCAAGCGCCCGAATTTTGCCGCATTCGAACGGCGTTTCGACCTCGTCCTGGTTGCACCGGGACGGTGGCCGCGCCATATCCAAGATGCTTGGCACGACCGACGCTGA
- the gshB gene encoding glutathione synthase: protein MGFRVAVQMDPIAAINIDGDSTFALMLEAQRRGHTLFHYHVRDLSMRGKDNITAKAHPVTVRREKGNHYSFAPRETIDLAACDVVLMRQDPPFDMAYITATHVLEHIHPRTLVVNDPAHVRNAPEKLFVTHFPQLMPPTLITADTAEIAAFRAEFKDIIVKPLYGNGGAGVFRIKPDDENLSSLIEMFTSASREPLMVQRYEPAVRQGDKRIILVDGKAEGAINRVPAAGEARANMHVGGKAIKTSLTKREHEICEAIGPELKKRGLIFVGIDVIGDWLTEINVTSPTGIQEIARFDGTDLAAKIWDVIEEKR, encoded by the coding sequence ATGGGCTTTCGCGTCGCCGTCCAGATGGATCCAATCGCCGCAATCAATATCGACGGCGATTCGACGTTTGCGTTGATGCTGGAAGCGCAGCGGCGCGGCCACACGCTGTTCCACTACCATGTGCGCGATCTCTCGATGCGCGGCAAAGACAACATCACCGCCAAAGCCCATCCGGTGACGGTGCGGCGCGAGAAGGGCAACCATTATAGTTTCGCCCCCCGCGAGACGATCGACTTGGCCGCGTGCGACGTGGTGCTGATGCGCCAGGACCCGCCCTTCGACATGGCCTACATCACGGCAACGCACGTGCTTGAGCATATCCATCCGCGCACGCTCGTGGTCAACGATCCGGCCCATGTGCGCAACGCGCCCGAAAAACTGTTCGTGACCCACTTCCCGCAATTGATGCCGCCGACGCTGATCACGGCCGACACGGCCGAGATCGCCGCGTTCCGCGCCGAGTTCAAAGACATCATCGTGAAGCCGCTCTACGGCAACGGCGGGGCGGGCGTGTTCCGCATCAAACCCGACGACGAAAATTTGTCGTCGCTGATCGAGATGTTCACGTCGGCCAGCCGCGAGCCCTTGATGGTGCAGCGCTACGAGCCCGCCGTGCGCCAGGGCGACAAGCGCATCATCCTGGTCGACGGCAAAGCCGAGGGGGCCATCAACCGCGTGCCGGCGGCCGGCGAAGCGCGCGCCAACATGCATGTGGGCGGCAAGGCGATCAAAACCTCGCTCACCAAGCGCGAGCACGAAATCTGCGAAGCGATCGGCCCGGAGCTCAAAAAGCGCGGCCTCATCTTCGTGGGCATCGACGTGATCGGCGATTGGCTCACCGAGATCAACGTGACGTCGCCCACGGGCATCCAGGAAATCGCGCGCTTCGACGGCACGGATCTGGCCGCCAAAATCTGGGACGTGATCGAAGAGAAGCGCTAG
- the hemW gene encoding radical SAM family heme chaperone HemW, producing MSFAVYVHWPFCKSKCPYCDFNSHVRDKIDGDAWKNALLREIDHYAELTPGKRVTSVFFGGGTPSLMDPSLAGSVLERIATRWAIADEPEITLEANPNSSEAAHFAAFKAAGINRLSIGVQALDDTALKFLGRGHDVREAQRAIDRAAALFERFSFDLIYARPGQTVTEWQEELKRALALQPPHLSLYQLTIEEGTQFQTLFARGQYKLPDEDVQEQLYDTTNAMLADAGLPAYEVSNYARPGQESRHNLVYWRYEDYVGVGPGAHGRIAIDGQRHATRQAKAPETWLAEVAANGHATAESVPLERATQVDEAVMMGFRLSEGIDAARFERVTGASLEGPDALDPKRVARMIADGFLARTPTGLAATPQGMKLLNALLAALRG from the coding sequence ATGAGTTTCGCCGTCTATGTGCATTGGCCGTTCTGCAAATCGAAGTGCCCCTATTGCGATTTCAACAGCCATGTGCGCGACAAGATCGACGGCGACGCCTGGAAGAACGCGCTGCTGCGCGAGATCGACCATTACGCGGAACTGACACCGGGCAAGCGCGTAACGTCGGTTTTTTTCGGCGGCGGCACGCCGTCTTTGATGGACCCTTCGCTTGCGGGCAGCGTGCTCGAGCGCATTGCCACGCGTTGGGCGATCGCCGACGAACCTGAGATCACGCTCGAGGCCAATCCCAATTCCTCGGAAGCCGCACACTTCGCCGCGTTCAAAGCAGCGGGCATCAACCGCCTGTCGATCGGCGTGCAAGCGCTCGACGATACAGCGCTCAAATTTCTCGGGCGCGGCCACGATGTGCGCGAAGCCCAGCGCGCCATCGACCGTGCGGCGGCCTTGTTCGAACGCTTCTCGTTCGATCTCATCTATGCGCGGCCCGGCCAGACGGTGACTGAATGGCAGGAAGAGCTTAAACGCGCGCTCGCCCTGCAGCCGCCGCATCTGTCGCTCTATCAATTGACGATCGAAGAGGGCACGCAGTTTCAGACTTTGTTCGCGCGCGGCCAATACAAGCTGCCCGACGAAGACGTGCAAGAGCAACTCTACGACACGACCAACGCGATGCTCGCCGATGCAGGGCTGCCCGCCTACGAAGTTTCGAACTACGCCAGACCGGGCCAAGAATCGCGCCACAATCTCGTCTATTGGCGCTACGAGGATTATGTCGGCGTGGGGCCGGGTGCGCATGGCCGCATCGCGATCGACGGCCAGCGCCACGCCACGCGCCAGGCGAAGGCACCCGAAACCTGGCTCGCAGAAGTCGCCGCAAACGGCCACGCGACGGCGGAAAGCGTGCCGCTCGAAAGGGCAACGCAGGTCGACGAAGCCGTGATGATGGGTTTTCGACTTTCCGAGGGCATCGACGCCGCGCGCTTTGAACGCGTGACGGGTGCGTCTCTCGAAGGCCCCGACGCGCTCGATCCCAAGCGTGTGGCGCGCATGATCGCCGACGGTTTCTTGGCGCGCACGCCAACCGGCCTCGCCGCCACGCCGCAGGGCATGAAACTGTTGAATGCGCTGCTGGCAGCACTCAGGGGTTAG
- a CDS encoding esterase-like activity of phytase family protein, with the protein MRLKPLLAVALLLPAVAHAQEARMFDRIATIEAVRMLPPDRDRTKRSIAEIVAASEDGNTLVYVDGEQNGLGFVDIADPAAPRPAGFLPLAGELTSVAVRGARAYTVVDTSPNKREVSGYVAVVDIAARRELMRCDLGGQPDSTVVSRDGRFLVVVIENERDERLERGAIPQLPAGNLTILPLAAGGLDCAALRRVDLTGLAAVAPEDPEPEFVDVNARGEAVVTLQENNHIAIVDIASARVVAHFSAGTVTLEQVDATRDGVVRPVQRLENVVRESDAVKWLDDTRFVTANEGDYRNGSRGFTIFRRDGTVEWDSGNFLEHLAIALGHYPELRSANRGNEPEGVEVATFDGERLIFVGSERASLVTVWRDEGAGRAPTFLQALPTGVAPEGLLAIPARGLFVAAAEADNPATGLRSTLTIYRRAPGTATYPTIRSDNGPNGVPLPWGALSGLAADPQVPARLYAVTDSFYSEAQILTIDAARMPARIVSAATVSRDGKPAADLDIEGIATRADGGFWLASEGNPERQQGALPDRLLRVAANGNIEAEYVLPEALTRHALRFGFEGVTATGRGADETVWIAVQREWKDDPKGRAKILRFKPATQEWGVLHYPLGETPAGWMGLSEIAADGTDAFVVIERNNQWGDAAIKRLYRFSVAGLVPAAPGAASVPVVAKTLLRDMVPDLAKTRGTVLEKLEGFAIDRAGTMFAVTDNDGVQGTSGETQFMNLGRVPGR; encoded by the coding sequence ATGCGCCTCAAGCCCCTCCTTGCCGTTGCCCTTCTGCTGCCAGCCGTCGCCCATGCCCAGGAAGCGCGTATGTTCGACCGTATTGCGACCATCGAGGCGGTGCGCATGCTGCCGCCCGATCGCGACCGCACGAAGCGCTCGATCGCCGAGATCGTGGCCGCAAGCGAGGACGGCAATACGCTTGTCTATGTCGACGGCGAGCAGAACGGGCTCGGCTTCGTCGATATCGCCGATCCGGCCGCACCGCGCCCCGCAGGCTTCCTGCCGCTCGCGGGCGAACTCACCTCGGTCGCCGTGCGCGGTGCGCGCGCCTACACGGTCGTCGATACGTCGCCCAACAAGCGCGAAGTCTCGGGCTACGTCGCCGTCGTCGATATTGCGGCGCGCCGCGAACTGATGCGTTGCGACCTTGGCGGCCAGCCCGACTCGACCGTCGTCAGCCGCGACGGCCGGTTCCTCGTGGTGGTCATCGAAAACGAGCGCGACGAGCGGCTCGAACGCGGCGCCATCCCGCAGCTTCCCGCCGGCAATCTCACGATTCTGCCGCTTGCGGCAGGCGGGCTCGACTGTGCGGCGTTGCGCCGCGTGGATCTGACCGGGCTTGCGGCTGTGGCGCCCGAGGATCCGGAACCGGAATTCGTCGATGTGAATGCGCGCGGCGAGGCGGTCGTCACGCTGCAGGAGAACAACCATATTGCGATCGTCGACATTGCAAGCGCGCGCGTCGTGGCGCATTTCTCGGCCGGAACGGTCACGCTCGAGCAGGTCGATGCGACCCGCGACGGGGTTGTCCGGCCCGTGCAGCGCCTCGAGAATGTCGTGCGCGAGTCCGATGCCGTGAAATGGCTCGACGACACGCGCTTCGTTACCGCGAACGAGGGCGACTACCGCAACGGCTCGCGCGGTTTCACGATCTTCCGGCGCGACGGCACGGTCGAGTGGGACTCGGGCAATTTCCTCGAGCATCTGGCGATCGCGTTGGGCCATTATCCCGAACTGCGGTCGGCCAATCGCGGCAACGAACCCGAAGGCGTTGAAGTCGCCACATTCGACGGCGAACGGCTGATCTTCGTCGGCTCGGAACGCGCCTCGCTCGTCACGGTCTGGCGCGACGAAGGTGCGGGCCGCGCGCCGACCTTCCTGCAGGCGCTGCCCACCGGTGTCGCACCCGAAGGCCTGCTCGCGATCCCCGCGCGCGGCCTCTTTGTCGCCGCCGCCGAGGCCGACAACCCGGCAACCGGCTTGCGCTCGACATTGACGATCTATCGCCGAGCGCCGGGCACGGCCACGTATCCGACGATCCGCTCCGACAACGGGCCCAACGGCGTGCCGCTCCCCTGGGGCGCGTTGTCCGGTCTGGCCGCCGATCCGCAGGTGCCGGCGCGGCTCTACGCCGTGACGGACTCGTTCTACAGCGAGGCGCAGATTCTGACGATCGACGCTGCGCGCATGCCGGCCCGCATCGTGTCGGCCGCGACGGTGTCGCGCGACGGCAAGCCCGCCGCCGATCTCGACATCGAGGGCATCGCCACGCGCGCCGACGGCGGGTTCTGGCTCGCCTCGGAAGGCAATCCCGAGCGCCAGCAGGGTGCTTTGCCGGACCGGTTGCTGCGCGTTGCGGCGAACGGAAACATCGAAGCCGAATACGTGCTGCCCGAAGCGCTGACGCGCCATGCGCTGCGTTTCGGTTTCGAGGGCGTGACGGCGACCGGCCGCGGTGCCGACGAAACCGTCTGGATTGCGGTCCAGCGCGAGTGGAAGGACGACCCGAAGGGCCGCGCCAAGATCCTCCGCTTCAAGCCCGCGACCCAGGAATGGGGTGTGCTGCACTATCCGCTCGGCGAAACGCCGGCCGGCTGGATGGGCCTCTCCGAGATCGCCGCCGACGGTACGGATGCCTTCGTCGTCATCGAACGCAACAACCAATGGGGCGATGCGGCGATCAAGCGGCTTTACCGCTTCTCGGTCGCCGGCCTCGTGCCGGCTGCACCCGGTGCCGCAAGCGTGCCGGTTGTGGCCAAGACGCTGCTGCGCGACATGGTGCCCGACCTTGCGAAGACGCGCGGCACGGTGCTGGAGAAACTGGAAGGCTTCGCCATCGATCGGGCCGGCACGATGTTCGCCGTTACCGACAATGACGGCGTGCAGGGCACATCGGGCGAAACCCAGTTCATGAATCTCGGTCGCGTGCCCGGGCGCTGA
- the rsmI gene encoding 16S rRNA (cytidine(1402)-2'-O)-methyltransferase, translated as MVGTPLGNLGDMTVRGREVLAAASLVAAEDTRVARRLFSALGLTAPKIVRFDRQASAATAAYIAGQARGQVLAFVSDAGMPGIADPGAELVKAARGAGIPVTVVPGPSAIATAIALSGLPAEPFLFLGFLPPKTGPRARRLVEFRDVAASLVLFEAPHRAGETLAALAEILGPRPAALARELTKLHEECRMGTLAELAAQCEVDPPRGEIVIVVGPPQAARETALDEASLDAKITAALAMLGVRDAADRIAAEQGLPRRQVYARALALAGKRKA; from the coding sequence CTGGTCGGCACGCCGCTCGGCAATCTCGGCGACATGACGGTGCGCGGGCGCGAAGTCCTTGCCGCCGCAAGCCTTGTGGCGGCCGAAGATACGCGCGTGGCCCGCCGCCTGTTTTCGGCCCTAGGCTTGACTGCACCCAAGATTGTGCGCTTCGACCGCCAGGCAAGTGCCGCCACGGCCGCCTACATCGCCGGGCAGGCGCGTGGCCAAGTGCTGGCCTTCGTATCGGATGCCGGCATGCCCGGCATTGCCGATCCGGGGGCCGAGCTTGTGAAGGCGGCGCGCGGCGCCGGAATTCCGGTCACGGTCGTGCCCGGCCCATCGGCGATCGCGACGGCGATTGCGCTCTCGGGCCTGCCGGCCGAGCCGTTTTTGTTTCTGGGTTTTCTGCCGCCCAAGACCGGCCCGCGCGCGCGCCGCTTGGTCGAATTCCGCGATGTGGCCGCAAGCCTCGTGCTGTTCGAGGCCCCGCATCGCGCAGGCGAAACGTTGGCGGCCCTTGCCGAGATCTTGGGCCCGCGCCCGGCCGCCCTCGCGCGCGAGCTCACGAAACTGCACGAAGAATGCCGCATGGGCACGCTTGCCGAACTCGCAGCGCAATGCGAAGTCGATCCGCCGCGCGGCGAGATCGTGATCGTCGTCGGCCCGCCGCAAGCAGCGCGCGAAACTGCACTCGACGAAGCGTCCCTCGATGCGAAAATCACAGCCGCCCTTGCGATGTTGGGCGTGCGCGATGCCGCCGACCGCATTGCCGCCGAGCAGGGCCTGCCGCGCCGCCAAGTCTACGCGCGTGCTTTGGCGCTTGCGGGCAAGCGTAAGGCGTAA
- a CDS encoding transglutaminase-like domain-containing protein → MNGIEAAAASLRAAAKLGNDELPIGETALALAAAARPELDLAAYRAHLAEIASAVGESHLGQPDTALGRCEALRAALADKLGYRGDRDSYDDLQNADLACVIERRRGLPVALAILWIHGARSQGWNAAGLAFPSHFLIRIEAPDGRAIVDPFNGGAVLDTAELRSLLKSFEGPKAELENRHYASVSDRAVLLRLQNNIKQRQLKAEAFEAALATLERMLMLAPEDPALWHETGLVHASLDNLRAGVMCLEQALSLVDAGGAKAHLAAAIQALKSRLN, encoded by the coding sequence TTGAACGGGATTGAGGCGGCGGCAGCTTCGCTGCGCGCGGCCGCCAAGCTCGGCAACGACGAGCTGCCGATCGGCGAAACCGCTTTGGCCTTGGCCGCCGCCGCACGCCCCGAACTCGATCTCGCGGCCTATCGCGCGCATCTGGCCGAGATCGCTTCTGCCGTCGGCGAAAGCCACCTTGGCCAGCCCGACACGGCGCTGGGGCGGTGCGAAGCGTTGCGCGCCGCTCTTGCCGACAAGCTCGGCTATCGCGGCGACCGTGACAGCTACGACGATCTGCAGAATGCCGATCTCGCCTGCGTGATCGAGCGGCGCCGCGGCCTGCCCGTGGCCCTTGCGATTTTGTGGATCCACGGTGCGCGCAGCCAGGGCTGGAACGCGGCGGGCCTTGCCTTCCCGAGCCATTTTTTGATCCGCATCGAAGCGCCCGACGGTCGCGCGATCGTCGATCCGTTCAATGGCGGGGCAGTGCTCGATACGGCCGAGCTGCGCAGCCTCTTGAAAAGCTTCGAAGGCCCCAAGGCCGAGCTCGAGAATCGCCACTATGCGAGCGTCAGCGACCGTGCGGTGCTGCTGCGCTTGCAGAACAACATCAAGCAGCGCCAGCTCAAGGCCGAAGCGTTCGAAGCGGCTTTGGCCACGCTCGAGCGCATGCTGATGCTGGCCCCCGAGGATCCGGCTTTGTGGCACGAAACCGGCCTCGTGCATGCAAGCCTCGACAATCTGCGCGCGGGCGTGATGTGTTTGGAACAAGCTTTGTCGCTGGTGGACGCGGGCGGCGCCAAGGCGCATCTTGCCGCCGCAATCCAGGCGCTCAAAAGCCGCCTGAACTGA